One Aliidongia dinghuensis genomic region harbors:
- a CDS encoding HD domain-containing protein: MEGKAAKHEARVPTHAEAPRTFQRMLSGRRLHLLDPSSIDLEITDLLIGISRVNRWCGQTVGEVGFNVAHHCCVVERVLVEMVWPAAPLGARRWALAHDLPEAVYGDVVTPVKAVLGQPYRELEHRLEVALCLALGFGTTVPEDWRRQVKRADTIAAVSEAVRLAGWSEAEARKLVGGGYRGRLWDGPLEPWDERTARSNWLEQFRAAGGRA, encoded by the coding sequence GTGGAAGGCAAGGCGGCGAAGCATGAGGCGCGGGTGCCGACCCACGCGGAAGCGCCGCGGACGTTTCAGCGCATGCTGTCGGGACGCCGGCTGCATCTACTCGACCCGAGCTCGATCGATCTCGAGATCACCGACCTCCTGATCGGCATCAGCCGGGTCAATCGCTGGTGCGGCCAGACCGTGGGCGAGGTGGGATTCAACGTGGCACATCATTGCTGCGTGGTCGAGCGCGTGCTGGTCGAGATGGTCTGGCCGGCGGCCCCGCTCGGTGCCAGGCGCTGGGCACTTGCCCACGACCTGCCCGAGGCCGTCTATGGCGACGTGGTGACGCCGGTCAAAGCGGTGCTGGGCCAGCCCTATCGCGAGCTCGAACATCGCCTCGAGGTGGCGCTGTGCCTGGCGCTGGGCTTCGGCACGACCGTGCCCGAGGACTGGCGCCGCCAGGTGAAACGCGCCGATACGATCGCGGCGGTGAGCGAAGCGGTCCGGCTCGCCGGCTGGTCGGAGGCCGAGGCGCGCAAGCTCGTCGGCGGCGGCTATCGCGGGCGGCTGTGGGACGGCCCGCTCGAGCCCTGGGACGAGCGGACGGCGCGCAGCAATTGGCTCGAGCAGTTTCGTGCGGCCGGGGGTCGCGCCTGA
- a CDS encoding MFS transporter, which yields MDETLEKRTIAKVTWRIIPFLIVCYFVSFLDRVNLGFAGAAVSKHFAFSATVFGFGAGIFFIGYFLFEVPSNILLDKFGARRWIARIMLTWGLISGATAFIQGETSFYVIRFLLGVAEAGFFPGIILYLTYWFPAAYRARIVGWFMVAIPVSSVIGAPVSQWVLSMDGAAGLAGWQWLFLIEAAPSVLLAFVVLGFLTDKPRHAAWLAADERAWLDATLEAERRRREAVKKFGLREALTNPRVLLLSLVYFGDVAALYGMGFWLPQILGPMHLSPLANVGALAIPYAVGAVGMVLWVRRSDRSGERKLHTAIPAFVAALGLALVPFLSDPAAAVAALCVAALGIFAMLPVFWTLPTAFLTGTAAAGGIALVNSIGNLSGYVGPLIVGWLKDQTGGYAGGIWFLAACAFSAGVIVLLLGHRPEFEKLQARGEAAAD from the coding sequence ATGGACGAGACGCTGGAGAAACGCACGATCGCCAAGGTGACCTGGCGGATCATTCCGTTCCTGATCGTTTGCTACTTCGTATCCTTCCTCGACCGCGTGAATCTCGGCTTCGCCGGTGCTGCCGTCAGCAAGCATTTCGCCTTCTCGGCGACCGTGTTCGGCTTCGGCGCCGGCATCTTCTTCATCGGCTATTTCCTGTTCGAGGTGCCGAGCAACATCCTGCTCGATAAATTCGGCGCCCGGCGCTGGATCGCGCGCATCATGCTGACCTGGGGCCTGATCTCGGGTGCCACCGCCTTCATCCAAGGCGAAACGAGCTTCTACGTCATCCGCTTCCTTCTGGGCGTGGCCGAGGCCGGTTTCTTCCCCGGCATCATCCTCTATCTCACTTACTGGTTCCCGGCGGCCTACCGGGCGCGCATCGTCGGCTGGTTCATGGTTGCGATCCCGGTGTCGAGCGTCATCGGCGCGCCCGTGTCGCAATGGGTGCTGAGCATGGACGGCGCCGCCGGCCTTGCCGGCTGGCAATGGCTGTTCCTGATCGAGGCGGCACCATCGGTCCTCCTCGCCTTCGTCGTGCTGGGTTTCCTCACCGACAAGCCCCGGCATGCGGCCTGGCTCGCGGCGGACGAGCGCGCGTGGCTCGACGCTACGCTCGAGGCGGAGCGCCGGCGTCGCGAGGCGGTGAAAAAGTTCGGCCTGCGCGAGGCGCTGACCAATCCGCGCGTGCTGCTGCTGTCGCTCGTCTATTTCGGCGACGTGGCCGCCCTCTACGGCATGGGCTTCTGGCTGCCGCAGATCCTGGGCCCCATGCACCTCTCGCCGCTCGCCAATGTGGGGGCGCTCGCCATTCCCTATGCGGTGGGTGCCGTCGGCATGGTGCTGTGGGTCCGGCGCTCCGACCGGAGCGGCGAGCGCAAGCTCCACACGGCGATTCCGGCCTTCGTCGCGGCTCTCGGCCTCGCCCTGGTGCCGTTCCTGAGCGATCCGGCCGCGGCCGTGGCGGCGCTCTGCGTCGCCGCCCTCGGCATCTTCGCCATGCTGCCGGTGTTCTGGACGCTGCCGACCGCGTTCCTCACCGGCACGGCGGCGGCCGGCGGTATCGCGCTCGTCAATTCGATCGGCAATCTCTCCGGCTATGTCGGCCCGCTGATCGTCGGCTGGCTCAAGGATCAGACCGGCGGCTATGCCGGCGGCATCTGGTTCCTCGCCGCCTGCGCCTTCTCCGCCGGCGTCATCGTGCTGCTGCTCGGTCACCGGCCGGAGTTCGAGAAGCTGCAGGCGCGCGGGGAGGCGGCGGCCGATTAG
- a CDS encoding MIP/aquaporin family protein has protein sequence MHSAFMGEMFGTMILILLGNGVVACVLLQDSKGQNSGWIVITAGWAFAVLAGVFTALALGSDGHLNPAVTIGVAVSTGDWSKCATYIPAQFLGAFLGATLVWLQYLPHWSRTKDEGLKLACFCTAPAIRNLPSNAVSEIIGTFVLVFVAAAIFSKHIAAGGLPPGVGPYLVGVLVWGIGLSLGGTTGYAINPARDLGPRLAHALLPIAGKGRSDWGYALLPVIAPVIGAGAAGVLVKSFGL, from the coding sequence ATGCATTCGGCCTTCATGGGCGAAATGTTCGGGACCATGATCCTGATTCTGCTCGGCAACGGTGTCGTCGCCTGCGTTCTGCTCCAGGATTCAAAAGGGCAGAATTCCGGCTGGATCGTGATTACCGCCGGCTGGGCTTTCGCGGTGCTGGCCGGCGTCTTCACGGCGCTGGCGCTCGGCAGCGACGGCCATCTCAATCCCGCGGTGACGATCGGTGTCGCGGTGTCGACCGGTGACTGGAGCAAGTGCGCAACCTACATCCCGGCGCAGTTCCTGGGTGCCTTCCTGGGAGCGACGCTCGTCTGGCTGCAGTACCTGCCGCATTGGAGCCGGACCAAGGACGAGGGGCTGAAGCTTGCCTGCTTCTGCACCGCGCCTGCGATCCGCAACCTGCCCTCGAACGCGGTGAGCGAGATCATCGGCACCTTCGTCCTGGTGTTCGTCGCGGCGGCGATCTTCTCCAAGCATATTGCCGCCGGCGGGCTGCCGCCCGGCGTCGGGCCCTACCTGGTCGGCGTCCTCGTCTGGGGCATCGGCCTCTCGCTCGGCGGCACCACCGGCTATGCGATCAATCCGGCACGCGATCTCGGGCCAAGGCTTGCCCACGCGCTGTTGCCGATCGCCGGCAAGGGCCGGTCCGACTGGGGCTATGCGCTGCTGCCGGTCATCGCGCCGGTGATCGGTGCCGGTGCCGCCGGCGTGCTGGTCAAATCCTTCGGGCTCTGA
- a CDS encoding MaoC family dehydratase: MDMAKLGDRIGQELGVSPWLAVEQDRIDRFAEATDDHQWIHVDRARAAAGPFGTTVAHGFLTLSLLAPTAYQVLADAFAGATAFNYGLDKVRFVTPVRAGARVRNRITLLAIEEKSPGRWLVTTENQVEIEGEAKPALIAVSLVMILPG; the protein is encoded by the coding sequence ATGGACATGGCGAAGCTGGGCGACCGGATCGGGCAGGAACTGGGCGTCTCGCCGTGGCTGGCGGTCGAGCAGGACCGGATCGACCGGTTCGCGGAGGCGACGGACGACCATCAATGGATCCATGTCGATCGGGCGCGTGCCGCCGCCGGCCCGTTCGGCACCACGGTCGCGCACGGCTTCCTGACGCTCTCGCTGCTGGCGCCGACGGCGTACCAGGTGCTGGCCGACGCGTTCGCGGGTGCTACCGCCTTCAACTACGGGCTCGACAAGGTCCGCTTCGTGACGCCGGTTCGTGCCGGCGCCCGTGTGCGCAACCGCATCACGCTCCTCGCGATCGAGGAGAAGAGCCCCGGCCGCTGGCTCGTCACGACCGAAAACCAGGTCGAGATCGAGGGTGAGGCGAAGCCCGCGCTCATCGCCGTCAGCCTGGTCATGATCCTGCCGGGATGA
- a CDS encoding DUF445 domain-containing protein produces MIDLDPRLRDKRRRLSRMRSIATGLLILMLGLLALALAFRARWPALDWLAAFAEAATVGAVADWFAVVALFRRPLGLPIPHTALIPRNKDRIGAELGRFIEQHFLTPENVAGKLAELDPVGRGARWLSLPVNRRGVAARLGEALPSLLAALDDAEIERLIGGAVTRRLGEIDLGRIAGAVLDFLTEDRRHQVLLDQALALVAGWLDRNRVLILARFSEQSSFTPRFVDGYIVKRFVDGAIDLIGEVAGTPDHELRHRFDRAVRDFVGRLATDPAFRARAEALKHDALRLLAPEQFVATLWRELKRHLAEPVNGAPSPLVNQADRALGHLARSLRDDVELKARVDRAVARLAAGLTGRFRHQVAALISDVVRRWDFREVGERLELEVGRDLQFIRLNGTLVGGLVGLVLHAVLYWTGVGG; encoded by the coding sequence ATGATCGATCTCGACCCCCGGCTCCGGGACAAGCGGCGGCGCCTCAGCCGCATGCGCTCGATTGCGACCGGGCTCCTCATCCTCATGCTGGGCCTGCTCGCCTTGGCCCTCGCCTTCCGGGCGCGCTGGCCGGCGCTCGACTGGCTCGCAGCCTTTGCCGAGGCGGCGACGGTCGGCGCCGTCGCCGACTGGTTTGCGGTCGTAGCCCTGTTCCGCCGGCCGCTCGGGCTGCCGATCCCCCATACGGCCCTCATCCCGCGCAACAAGGACCGGATCGGTGCCGAGCTCGGCCGCTTCATCGAGCAGCATTTCCTGACCCCGGAGAATGTCGCGGGCAAGCTCGCCGAGCTCGATCCGGTCGGGCGCGGCGCCCGCTGGCTGTCGCTGCCGGTTAATCGCCGTGGTGTGGCGGCGCGGCTCGGGGAGGCCTTGCCGAGCCTGCTCGCGGCGCTGGACGATGCCGAGATCGAGCGGCTGATCGGTGGCGCCGTCACCCGCCGCCTGGGCGAGATCGACTTGGGCCGGATCGCCGGCGCAGTACTCGATTTCCTGACCGAGGACCGTCGCCATCAGGTGCTGCTCGACCAGGCGCTGGCCTTGGTCGCCGGCTGGCTCGACCGCAACCGCGTGCTCATCCTGGCCAGGTTCAGCGAGCAATCCTCATTCACGCCGCGCTTCGTCGACGGCTATATCGTGAAGCGCTTCGTCGACGGCGCGATCGACCTGATCGGCGAGGTTGCAGGCACCCCCGACCATGAGCTGCGGCACCGGTTCGACCGGGCGGTGCGCGATTTCGTCGGCCGCCTCGCGACCGACCCGGCGTTCCGCGCCCGTGCCGAGGCATTGAAGCACGACGCGCTCCGCCTTCTGGCGCCGGAACAGTTCGTGGCGACGCTGTGGCGCGAGCTGAAGCGGCACCTGGCCGAGCCCGTGAACGGCGCGCCCTCGCCACTGGTGAACCAGGCCGATCGGGCGCTCGGCCATCTGGCGCGCTCGCTGCGCGACGATGTGGAACTGAAGGCACGCGTCGACCGGGCGGTGGCGCGGCTCGCGGCGGGACTGACCGGCCGCTTCCGCCATCAGGTGGCCGCGCTCATATCCGACGTGGTCCGTCGCTGGGACTTCCGCGAGGTCGGCGAACGGCTCGAGCTCGAGGTCGGCCGCGACCTGCAGTTCATCCGCCTGAACGGTACCCTCGTCGGCGGCCTGGTCGGGCTCGTCCTGCATGCGGTGTTGTACTGGACCGGCGTCGGCGGGTGA
- a CDS encoding DUF6726 family protein, translated as MIRFRLLALLLAAVSLAGCGAAAAPCRITSAVLDIVPIVGHAAAAPTDACATAIDP; from the coding sequence ATGATCCGCTTTCGGCTCCTCGCCCTGCTGCTCGCCGCTGTGTCGCTCGCCGGCTGCGGTGCGGCTGCAGCACCCTGCCGGATCACTTCGGCCGTGCTCGACATCGTGCCGATCGTGGGCCATGCCGCGGCAGCGCCCACCGACGCCTGCGCCACGGCGATCGACCCCTAA
- a CDS encoding DUF3311 domain-containing protein has translation MGEKPDKSSAPWVWGLLLPYIALLWLPFYNAKEPAIGGFPFFYWYQFAWVPLTSLLIYLVYRKVK, from the coding sequence ATGGGGGAAAAGCCCGACAAATCCAGCGCGCCGTGGGTATGGGGTCTGCTCCTGCCCTATATCGCGCTGCTGTGGTTGCCGTTCTACAACGCGAAGGAACCGGCCATCGGCGGGTTCCCGTTCTTCTACTGGTATCAGTTCGCGTGGGTGCCGCTGACGTCGCTGCTCATCTACCTCGTCTATAGGAAGGTGAAATGA
- the mctP gene encoding monocarboxylate uptake permease MctP, translated as MSTDQINWTALVVFILFFALVTVLGFVAARWKAGDLSQLHEWGLGGRRFGTIITWFLVGGDFYTAYTVIAVPALVYAVGAYGFFALPYTIIVYPLVFLVMPRLWAVCQRHQYVTGADFIHGRYGSAWLALAVALTGLLATMPYIALQLVGMQVVIGALGLGGEGIWGELPLIIAFVILAVYTYASGLRAPAMIAFVKDVMIYIVVIAAIAIIPLQLGGYGAVFDAADKAFQAKGSGGLILAPGQFVPFATLALGSAFAAFMYPHTMTGVLSSSSGDVVRKNAMLLPAYTVLLGLIAMLGYMGIAAGITVKSPTQIVPALFLKIFPDWFVGFSFAAIAIGALVPAAIMSIGAANLFTRNVWRTFVNPNITPQAEAASAKLVSLIVKFGALVFIVALPTQFAIDLQLLGGVWILQTFPAIVLGLYKARLRPQALLLGWAVGMVLGTWLASLTGLKPVYPLVIGGATYPVYIGVIAGAVNIVVSVVASALFGVLGLGHGSDQTQPEDYQLTKAS; from the coding sequence ATGAGCACCGATCAGATCAATTGGACGGCACTCGTCGTCTTCATCCTGTTCTTCGCGCTGGTTACGGTCCTGGGCTTCGTCGCCGCCCGCTGGAAGGCCGGCGATCTCTCGCAACTCCATGAATGGGGCCTGGGCGGCCGGCGCTTCGGCACGATCATCACCTGGTTCCTGGTCGGCGGCGACTTCTACACTGCCTATACGGTCATCGCCGTGCCGGCGCTCGTCTATGCGGTCGGCGCCTACGGCTTCTTCGCGCTGCCCTACACGATCATCGTCTATCCGCTCGTGTTCCTGGTCATGCCGCGACTCTGGGCGGTGTGCCAAAGGCATCAATACGTGACCGGCGCCGACTTCATCCACGGCCGCTACGGCAGCGCGTGGCTGGCGCTTGCGGTCGCCTTGACCGGCCTGCTCGCGACCATGCCCTATATCGCGCTGCAGCTCGTCGGCATGCAGGTCGTAATCGGCGCGCTGGGCTTGGGCGGCGAGGGCATCTGGGGCGAGCTGCCGCTGATCATCGCCTTCGTCATCCTGGCGGTCTACACCTACGCCTCGGGCCTGCGCGCACCGGCCATGATCGCCTTCGTCAAGGACGTGATGATCTACATCGTGGTCATCGCCGCGATCGCGATCATCCCGCTGCAATTGGGCGGCTACGGCGCCGTGTTCGATGCGGCCGACAAGGCGTTCCAGGCCAAGGGCTCGGGCGGGCTCATCCTGGCGCCGGGCCAGTTCGTGCCGTTCGCGACCCTGGCCTTGGGCTCGGCCTTCGCCGCCTTCATGTACCCGCACACCATGACCGGCGTGCTGTCGTCCTCGTCGGGCGACGTGGTGCGCAAGAACGCCATGCTGCTGCCGGCCTATACGGTGCTCCTGGGGCTCATCGCCATGCTGGGCTACATGGGCATCGCGGCCGGGATCACGGTCAAATCGCCGACGCAGATCGTGCCGGCCCTGTTCCTCAAGATCTTCCCGGACTGGTTCGTGGGCTTCAGCTTTGCCGCGATCGCGATCGGTGCGCTCGTCCCGGCGGCGATCATGTCGATCGGCGCCGCCAACCTGTTCACCCGCAACGTCTGGCGCACCTTCGTCAACCCGAACATCACGCCCCAGGCCGAGGCCGCATCGGCGAAGCTCGTGTCGCTGATCGTGAAGTTCGGCGCGCTGGTCTTCATCGTGGCCCTGCCCACGCAGTTCGCGATCGATCTGCAGCTCCTGGGCGGCGTGTGGATCCTGCAGACCTTCCCGGCGATCGTGCTCGGGCTCTACAAGGCGCGGCTCCGGCCCCAGGCCCTGCTCCTGGGCTGGGCGGTCGGCATGGTGCTCGGCACCTGGCTCGCCTCGCTGACCGGCCTCAAGCCGGTCTATCCGCTGGTGATCGGCGGCGCGACCTACCCGGTCTATATCGGTGTCATCGCCGGGGCCGTGAATATCGTCGTCAGCGTGGTCGCGTCCGCCCTGTTCGGCGTGCTCGGGCTCGGCCACGGCAGCGATCAGACCCAGCCGGAGGACTATCAGCTGACCAAGGCGTCCTGA
- a CDS encoding methylglyoxal synthase produces MKIALIAHDRLKPAFVAWVKKHEAVFALHQMVATGTTGSQIKAASPGLDIQLVKSGPLGGDQQIGAMIADGSVDAVIFMADPLTPMPHDVDVKALVRLSTLYNIPMACNEATAELMVSWLARMVSH; encoded by the coding sequence TTGAAAATCGCGCTGATCGCCCATGACCGGCTGAAGCCGGCGTTCGTCGCCTGGGTCAAGAAGCACGAGGCCGTGTTCGCGCTCCACCAGATGGTGGCGACCGGCACGACCGGCAGCCAGATCAAGGCGGCCTCACCCGGGCTCGACATCCAGCTCGTCAAGAGCGGGCCCCTGGGCGGCGACCAGCAGATCGGCGCCATGATCGCCGATGGTTCGGTCGACGCCGTGATCTTCATGGCGGATCCCCTGACGCCGATGCCGCACGACGTCGACGTCAAGGCGCTGGTGCGGCTCTCGACGCTCTACAACATCCCGATGGCCTGCAACGAGGCGACGGCGGAGCTGATGGTAAGCTGGCTCGCCCGCATGGTCTCGCACTGA
- a CDS encoding cytochrome ubiquinol oxidase subunit I has product MSLDPVVLSRIQFVWVVAWHILLPAFTVGIASYITMLEGLHVWTGKPIYLRVSKFWIRIFAVSFGMGVVSGIVMPFQFGTNWSRFADATSNVVGPLFAYEGLTAFFLEAAFLGVLLFGRKLVPPWAHFIAAFMVGFGTLLSSFWILAVNSWMQTPGGYTMVDGRFLPADWTAIVFSASFPYRLAHTVSGFYVTTAFVVLAIGAYTIRSAKFVEEGRLMLRMALGFLTIFVPLQIVLGDLHGLNTLEHQPAKLAAMEGLWDGGNGVPASLFGIPDQKAEKNDLEIAVPKLGSLYLTHSWDGAVKGLKDFPPDQRPPVIVVYFAFRIMVGIGLLMLAIVGVGWLLRWRGRLYDTAWYLKGLQLALPLGFIAVLAGWTTTEVGRQPWTVYGLMRTADSVSPSLTGFDVLLSLLLYMAIYLLVYPTGLGFMLRIVRHGPLDDDPEVEVEVESGRPALPVHALPSQPPHGWQP; this is encoded by the coding sequence ATGAGTCTCGATCCCGTCGTCCTGTCGCGTATCCAGTTCGTCTGGGTGGTTGCCTGGCACATTCTGCTGCCCGCCTTCACGGTCGGCATCGCCTCCTACATCACCATGCTGGAAGGGCTGCATGTCTGGACCGGCAAGCCGATCTATCTGCGCGTCTCGAAATTCTGGATCCGCATCTTCGCGGTCTCGTTCGGCATGGGCGTGGTCTCGGGCATCGTCATGCCGTTCCAGTTCGGCACGAACTGGAGCCGCTTCGCCGACGCCACCTCGAACGTGGTCGGGCCGCTGTTCGCCTATGAAGGCCTGACCGCCTTCTTCCTCGAGGCGGCGTTCCTGGGCGTGCTGCTGTTCGGCCGCAAGCTTGTGCCGCCCTGGGCGCATTTCATCGCTGCCTTCATGGTCGGGTTCGGGACCCTGCTGTCGTCCTTCTGGATCCTCGCGGTGAACAGCTGGATGCAGACCCCGGGCGGCTACACGATGGTCGACGGCCGCTTCCTGCCGGCCGACTGGACCGCCATCGTCTTCTCCGCCTCCTTCCCCTATCGCCTTGCCCATACGGTGAGCGGCTTCTACGTCACGACCGCCTTCGTCGTGCTGGCGATCGGCGCCTATACGATCCGTTCGGCCAAGTTCGTCGAGGAGGGTCGGCTCATGCTGCGCATGGCGCTGGGCTTCCTCACCATCTTCGTGCCGCTGCAGATCGTGCTGGGCGACCTGCATGGCCTCAATACGCTCGAACACCAGCCGGCCAAGCTCGCCGCCATGGAGGGCCTGTGGGACGGCGGCAACGGCGTGCCGGCCTCGCTCTTCGGCATCCCCGACCAGAAGGCGGAGAAGAACGATCTCGAGATCGCCGTGCCCAAGCTCGGCAGCCTCTATCTCACCCACAGCTGGGACGGCGCCGTCAAAGGCTTGAAAGACTTTCCGCCCGACCAGCGGCCGCCGGTCATCGTCGTCTATTTCGCCTTCCGCATCATGGTCGGTATCGGCCTGCTGATGCTGGCGATCGTCGGCGTCGGCTGGCTCCTGCGCTGGCGCGGCCGGCTCTATGACACGGCCTGGTACCTGAAGGGCCTGCAATTGGCCCTGCCGCTGGGCTTCATCGCCGTGCTGGCCGGCTGGACCACGACCGAGGTTGGCCGGCAACCCTGGACGGTTTATGGCCTGATGCGCACGGCGGACTCGGTTTCGCCGTCCTTGACCGGCTTCGACGTGCTGCTGTCGCTCCTGCTCTACATGGCGATCTATCTGCTGGTCTATCCGACCGGCCTCGGCTTCATGCTGCGCATCGTGCGCCACGGGCCGCTCGATGATGATCCAGAGGTGGAGGTCGAGGTGGAAAGCGGCCGCCCGGCGCTGCCGGTCCACGCCCTGCCGTCCCAGCCCCCACACGGATGGCAGCCATGA